The genomic region TGATCACTGTGGGACAAAGACTACAATCCTTTTTTTGTGGGTAATTGCTCTTACAGGAGTCCCCACTGGCAATGGTGCCACCATCAGCAGAAGGATTATCCGTGCCACCACAACCAGCAGCATTTTCCAGGTCTATGCCAGTTCAATAGTGACTCATCACAACTCAACACCCCCTGGATGAATACTTATTCAAGTCCTACTGCATAATCTGCATCgctgcagagagctgccctTCCTGGCACAGTGCTGCAACAACATCCCCAGCTTCCATGCCACTTGTCATGGACAGGAATTCTCCTCCACTGCTGGTGGCATCTGTTTGAATTTCCAGCTTCTGAGAGATTTGACCCTTAGCTAACCTAAAACATTTCTTCAGAATTCATAGAATATATAGGATATTCTTGAGAAATTTAGAAAATTCtagtacaaaaaataaagatgttagAAAAAGTAAATGGGCATTCAATCCATGATGTGTTCAGTACATGGCATATGACCGAGATATTCATATTTTACATTGTGCTATACTCTCTATTATTATCTATTCTTTTTAAGGCACCAAACGTCTTAGTATTGCATATGCATCCATCTTCCCAATACCATACTTACAATTAACATCCTTAACATTCAAAATATAAAGACTGATGCAGCATCCACTCTGCAGAGACTACCCAGTACAACTGCCAGACAGGGAGTTTCTATAGCAATGCAAGTGGCTTGGTTCCTTTGAGTCTTCTCCCATcatttttccacaaaaatgaACAACCTGACAGTGTTCTGAAAACCACCACAATATTGaaagttttaaaagagaaaatcccACCACAGGGGACTCTTTCCAAATACTTTCACAGTGATCAAAGATAACCTACAATGTTTCACCCCAGCACCTCTCTGGTGAGCATCATGTATCACCAGATGCACCCGAAGCTAATGGGTTTGTCAGTAAACCCCAACCTCCTCCAAAAATCCTAAACAAAAATAGAAGTAtggaattttaaaagaagtggGAAGCTACAAGGATCAaacaaaagacatttaaaaaaacaatatgAAACACAATCGTTGGTGTCTGTAAatattcttgtttttaaagaaggTAATACTGATGAGATATTTCCAAATAATTTGCAACTGTTATATAAATAATCGTGGTGTATGTTACTATAATACATAGCTACCTATGACATTAGATCTAAACTCTACCAATTTCCACATTTCTTGAATCTACTGAGACACACTgatatttgtgtgcatgcaaATCCtcttattttagaataaaaaagTGCTACGGATTGGTTAATTTGTGAATGAGGTCAATCAAGAAATTTACTAGAATGGTAACAAATTCTTTTTCTAGTAACATGGAGAGCTTGTCTTGATATACTTGAATCCACATAATATAGGTTGCAATTTTCTGAGATGTGGCTTTGCTCTTCATTCGAGTCTGTTGACTAAAACTGAGCGGTAATGTGATATTTCATAACTGGCTTCAACAAGAGCAGGATTTGGCCTTTAGTCCGTGCTCACACAAGAGTTTGTTCCAAGCACATTCCACTTCTTCCACTAAGAGGAACAGGCTTTGAATTGGGATTTAGCTGTGTTTGCCAGATTAAAACAGAATCTTTTTTCaagaggtgggaaaaaaaatgtattcccaCTCATATCAGCTttataaagtattaaaaatagcaTATTTTGTACAAAGAGATGTTGTTAGTATGAAGAAATTATGAAACTACATATTGGGTAAATTTATTCCCTATTTCTCCCATGGAAACAATTGTTTTGTATTGTATAATCCATGAATAAATTCATTGTGAAACTCAGATATGAGGAAGTCAGATTTAGAACCAAGTCTAAGAAAACTCATAAAACAGGAATATGCAATGTGCAGCAGTCTGATTTCTGAATGTATGTAAATCCATGTTGTAAAAGGAAATGCCTTTGGAAGAAGTGCAGTTCTGGAACAAGTTCGCATCTAAGTGGCTGAACCATTGCCAGAAGTCATATTCTAGGGCTGAGTAATATAGATAACCAGTGAACTTCCAAACTTAGGGCCAGATTCTGCACACCTTATTCACGTGAACATTTCTGTAATACATAAAGCCAGTTCATCACACGTCGTTCATGTGAACAGTTCAACTTCATTTGAAATATGACTAAAGTAGAAGTAGCATAGCACTCATGAGTTGCTGCTCGCATACTTGTGTTTCAGAAATGTAGAACATTGCATACTGATATTTTGTAGAGACCTGTATGTCATGTTGCTCTAAATGTTTATAACAGAGAAAACAAGTTGGCCATAAGTGCACATTTCTTGCTTAAAACCAAATCAGCATGATGATATGCACAAAAGcgttattttttgttgttttgttttgtttttctggaaaggTCTCTGACAGCATCTTGAGTTACCACAGCTTAACTCGCATCCACTGAATCTAACAATAAACAACCTCTCTGTAGTATTCACCCAACTACAGCAGTCCAGTTCCTGGTGTGCTGTGAGACTTTCAGAGATGACAAGTGTTCTGGAAGTCAGATTATTATTTATACCATAAAAATTAACATCACTATTGATGTAACCCAGAGATCCATAAAGCATTGTCCAAGCCTCAAGCAAATCGTTTAACCCaggtaaaatattatttttgcatCTATGACAATATCAGGGAAGTACAAAAGAGTACCAAGCACCATCAGTATCTATTCTCATGTATGCAGTCATTATCAGCTAGGACTGGGACTTACCTGgacttgtttcttttctacCTGTAGGAAGAATTTCAGTATAAACAATGAATGGATAAACCAAGCACATGGTGAAAGATTTACACAAAGGTTCTGAGCACTGCCTCATGCTGAACTGCTGAAGCTGATGCCAGCTACTTATACAATAATGAAATAAgctaaaaaaatgtatttatttatttgaaatattatCCCATCAAACAGCTCCAATATGAATGTGGATCATTGACTTTATTTGGTTCCTTCCCAATATTATTAATGCTATCAAGAATACTGCTGATTAAGAGAATAATCCCTATTAATTAGGAGCGACCCAGGTCACAGCATGTAAATAGTCACCCATCACAGATCAGAGATGATGGATCCACTTTTGTTTCCTGCAGTGGAAAGTAATGCTACCACCCACTCAGCCTCATCTCAACACAATGAAATAGCAAAATAGAAGTCATCATAATATACATTAACTATCACAGTTAAGTATTGTCAATATTTCCAGAGGCAACTATCCCCAAATGATTCCAGTGAATTCCCAGTACACAAGGAAAAGGAAGTTTCCtacacaaggaaagaaaaataactcagtGTAAGCCAAAAATTATCTCTTTTAATACAAAATTCCATTCTCATagaacaaatttatttccaCTGAATAAATAGATTTCTCACCATTCACAGGTGAGATTGCTACCTATAGTTATGTTGAAATTCTCTTGCCTTTCTgcagtttaattaaaatataaacattattttcaacTGGCTTTACTATATTTGGATACAAGTATGAACACTTAGGGTTTGATGACATTGCCAAATGTACACAGCACCACTCTCACTAGGGGTTGTACTTTAACCTGGTTTGTATAGCTCCACGTGTTACTTGCATGTACGCTTATCAATGCAATTCTGATTATCATATTATAATGATTATCATAAGAAAGATCTGGCCTTTGCACtttgatgtttatttttaataggacCATGCTCTCCCACtgtcccttaaaaaaaataaaaaagaaaaaaaaaaagaaaaaaaaagaaaaaacaaccacatacacacaaaaccaaaacaatggcaacaacaacaacaacaacaaagaaataaaaacaaataaaaataaattaaaaaaaaaaaaagagaaagaaaagagaacccCATGCCCAACAGACTAGAGCTGAATTGCAGCAATAATAAAACACTATCAGCTCAGTAGAGGAATTTGAGAACTTCAAATGTATAACATTTCTTTAGCAAAGCCATGGAGCCAATGATAGATTTACAGACATTTGGAGCTGCCTCTCCAAAGCGCATACAGCTACTCCCAGGGCTTGGGACACTGCTGTCACACCCAGCTGCCTCTCCAAGACAGATAGACCAAAAAGCCTGCAATAAGCATACTTGATGAATCTATAAAGGGGACAACTGGGGTGAAAACAAGCATTCATGGTTTTATCTCCAGTAAATGCGTTGTGCTGGGTGGAACAAAGCTGTTCCCACCAGGCCGGAGGGACAGCTGGGTGTGATGTGACACTACTCACTTCTGCCCCGCACCAGGCAGGTGGCAAAACCTAGTCCCCTCAACAGCAACCAGAAAAAATGTCCTAAGGGGGAAAGCTTTTTAACGCAGATGGGggtgaaaaaaattacaaatataaattatttattattatggaTAAATTATCATTCCTGCTGCTCCATTAAGACAAACGATACCTATAGATATATATTCGATATTTCGCTATAAAACTCTATATCTGAAGACCTTCAGGACAGTTCTCAGAGACGGAGGATGCCGGCAGTGGGctgtcgtcccccccccccccccccgcagtcCCCCCGGCCCCGGTGTAAGACCCCCGGGGGCTCCGGTTTAGGGCCCCGGGGGCTGCgctcggcggggccggggccgggcgggcagCGCTGGGGCTGCGGCGCCACCTGGCGGAGGATGAGGAGCggagccgccgctgccgccTGACCGGCCCCGGGGACCGAGGCCAAGATACCACCGGGaccttctctccctttcttttggTCACACTCCGGTTCCAGCGCGGAGCAAACAAACGGCTGCGCCGGGGCAGACAGACCCCCGGCCGCGGGGAGGTGATGGAGCTTTAGGCATCCTTTCCCAGAGACCTTCAgctattttttccaaaattcaaAAGCGCTTTAATGCCCGCTCCCATCCTCCTTTGACTGCTCGCTTCACATTTAGAAGGAGCCCCAGCAGTGCCCCTGCGAGAGGGCACTATTTTGAGATGCAAGGGAACTGCCGAAAATACAGTGCGGCGTGGGAATACGGATTGCAAATCGGATTTGTAAAAGTCTCAGGTGGTATCTTGGCAAGAGAAGCTGTACAGGTTGTtcgtttttttttctgttaacatcACAGTGCATCGAACTGTTATTAATAAAATAGCTTTCAAGGTTAAGGTGGGAGAAGGAAATCTCAGTAGGGGGAAGCTGACGTTTAAGGTTCAAGCTTTGtattcctatatatatatatatgtggatatatatatatatatatgcatgttttttcaaaactttttattaGGAAAGCTATACCAGACGCATCACTGTACAATGATTAAACATTACCTTTACAATTTATATTCACTTGAAATTACAGAATAAATATATGCACATTGTTGTACCTCtcgtgtgtgtgcgtgtgtgtgtgcatgtatgtgtgtatgcgAGAAAACATTAAAAGTGCTTCCTACAAAGCTGTTAGTGACGGGTGCccagtagcttttttttttatccttttttttttttcctgtatatttGCATGTTGCTTTTATTTAGGAAAGTGCGGATGTCCTCCAAAAAACCATGGCGTCATGATGAAGTGTCACTGAGCATCCCCTAGGTGTGTGCGCCACGTGGTTACATCCTTTGGGCTGCTCGGCTCCGGGTGGCTTCCCCCGGCGCCTGGGATTCCCTGCGCAGCAGCGGGCACTGCGCGGAGGGGCCGGGCTGCCGCGGGGTGGCGGGGGTGCGGGTGGGTGCATGTGCGTgcgagggagggagagagacaAGAGTGAGACATTCGAGCAAgaccctcccctcccttccctcttgCAGTTTCCAGGCATGCAGCAAACCTCTCTCGTTtgcttctttgcattttttttttttttaaataaatgtacagAATCTGTGCCATGATGGGCAAGAAGAAAGCAAGCCACAAAATGCcatcttccctcccctcccctccaagGGAAAATATAGAGGAAGTTTACTGCAacggaaaaaaataaaaaataaaaataaaaaataaaataaaaatgaataaaaaaaaaagaaagacacacATGGAATTTACTTAATCAGGATCAATACAAAGATCCccgataataataataataataataatatacctTAGACATGGCACAGTCAAAGTCTCAGTTTcagtataaaaaataatgattgaTTAACATCTGCTGGCAAAAGTCTGCGAAGGCACTTCGTCGATTACTGCTCTGAGGCCGGCCCTGCCCGCAGCGCGCACAGCTGGCGGGCAGAGCGCACAGCTGGAGCCTCTCCTCGCATGCGGTGGtgccgggcgggcggcggggcggcggtcAGAACCGGTACGTGGTCTTCTCCAGGACTTCGAGGTAATCCGGCTTGGTTTGGAGTTTGGCCCTTAACTCGAGGTATTCGCTTGTGGGGGTTTGGTGCTCTGAGAAGCCCTTGCCGGCCGCGAAGAGAAGGGTTTCTTTGAGCCTGGCGTCCTGCTGGAGGTCCGGGTATTGCATGCCAGGGGGGTGCACGTGCAGTTCCTTCAGCTTGGGCACGGTGCCGTACAGGCAGTCCACGAAGCCCACGGCGCAGGGGGGCGGGCGGTCGCGGTCCCGGGGGGctcctcccgccgccgccgccgcccccgacCCCCCGGCGCCCGCCGCCAGCCCTCCGCCCGCGGGATGCTGCGGGTGGGCGGCCACGATGGTGTTCAGCTGCGAGCTGGACACGGCCAGGCTCCACTCCTGCTCCTTCTCCAGCAAGGTGCGGTAGTTGGTGCTCGGCTccgggccggggggcgcggCGGCGAAGCGCTCTCCGGCGCCCCGCAGCAGCTCGGCCGcctcccccccgccgccccccgccgccgcctcgtcctcctcgtcctcctcccgCGGCTTGTAGATGGGGTTGTTGCACATCTGGGTCACCGGGTGCGGGATGTAGTCGTAGACGTGACCCGCCGGGGGCGCCTTCTCCGGGGagcgctccccgccgccgccctccTGGAAGCCCCCCGGGCCGCCCAGCTCCGCCGCCTCCGCCCGGGGCCCGCGGAACGGCCGCTTCCTCCGGCGCCTCCTCAGCACGAAAGCGAAGAGCCCGGCGGCCAGCAGCACGGCCGAGAAGAAGAGGACCAGCAGGCTGAGGATGAGCACGGAGAGCggcacggcggcggcgggcggcggcagcTCATAGGCGGCCGCGCCGGTGGcggagggcggcgggggggcggcggcggccgggggcgaggcggcggcagcggcggcagcggcgggggGGCGCAGAGCGGCGGGGCAGAGCGCCCCCAGCTCCAGGGAGCGCAGGTCGCGGCGAGCCAAGCGCTCGGGGCTGGCGCACAGCACGTCGCCCACCACGCTGACCGAGCTGAGCGCCTCCAGCCACTGCTTGAGGGGCACCAGGTCGCAGGTGCAGTCCCAGGGGTTGAGCTTCAGGTCGATCTGCACGATGGCGTGCAGGTGCTCCAGCACCCCGGCCACCGGCAGCGCCAAGAAGTGGTTGTTGCGCAGGTTGAGGCGGGCCAGCGAAGTGCCGGCGAAGGCGTCGGTGGGCAAGGTGCGGAGCAGGTTGTCGTTGAGGAAGAGCAGCTTCAGGTTGGGCATGAGGCTGAAGGCCGCCGGCTGGATTTCCCTGATCAGGTTGTACTCGAAGTACAGGTAATGCAAACTCTGCAGGCCCCGGAACATGCCCGGGGTGAGCCGCTCGATGTCATTGCCGTTCAGGTAGAGGCTCTTGAGATTGGGCAGGTTGATAAAGGCCCCATCCTGCACGTAGGAGATGCGGTTGTTCCCCAAGTGCAAGAGatccaaagaggaaaaattccAGAAATCGGAGCGGTAGATTTTCTGGATCAAATTCCCGCTCAGGTACAGCTTCTTGGCATTCAGGGGCCTGGGCAGGAGCTCAGAGATGTTGTGAAACCCTCGCTCCTTGCAGTTGACCGTCAGGCCCAGGTCATTGATGTGCAAACTGCAGGAGCAGCCGGTGGGGCAGATGATAGGGATCGGGGGCCTGGTCTGGTAGGCAGCCACGGGTGGCTGGTTAGGCCCGGGGTACAGGCCgcggggggttgggggaggcCGGGGTGCCCTGGGCTGCTTGGTGGGCTTGGGCTGTTTGTTGGATGTTTTGTACTCAACTGAGGAAGCGGTGAAATGGAAGGAGGACAGCATGGAGGACGGCTTCGTAGGCCACGCGTTCTCCTTGCTGGACGACAGCTGAGGGATGCCCAGGCTGGCTTCCACCTCGGAGTCGGACAGCATGGGGCAGAGCTTACTTCTTTTGATTTCCCTCAGGTCCTTCCCATGGAAGTGGAAGGGGGTCTCGCAGGTGATGTCCCCCACCAGGGCAGTGTAGGGAATGCGCTCCAGCCAGCTCTTCAGCTGCACGATCTCACACGTACAGTTCCACGGGTTCTCCTCCAGCTGAATCTCCATCAGGCTCCTGCCAATATGGTCCAACATCCCGCGGTATGAAAGGACTTTTAACCTGTTCCCACGCAAGTCCAAGTGGGTTAAGGACACAGACTTAAATAGGTTGGTGGGAAGCATGGGGATCAGATTGTCATTTAGGATAAGGACCCTCAATTTACTTAGGTTTCGAAATGCCCCACTTTCAATCCGCTTAATGACATTGTAATCTGCCTGCAGATATTCCAGACTTTCCAAACCCAGGAAAGTGTCGTTTCTGAAAATGTCCAATTTGTTTTCGTGCAAATACAACCTCTTTAGAACTCGGAGCCCATTAAAAGCCCCCGTCTGAATGTCCTGCAGTGCATTGTTTCCAAGGTTAATAGACACAGCATTGttcaaatgaagaaaactgTTGGTGTACAATTTCCTCATGGAATTCCGCTGCAGATAAAGTTTAAAAGGTCTCGACCATGACTCTGTTATCTGACTAATATTTATAAATCCTTTGTTGTCGCAATGTATATGGAAAATGCTCTCCTTCACTTCACAGTAACATGGAtcaaagcagggctcatcaagTTCCTCCGAGTCCTCTATCAAGGGAATTGGTGTAGTCCATGCTAGAGCAATTGTGCTTAGAAGAATTATCCACAACATCCTTCCTTTATGAAGCGTCTCTGCCGAGGAAGGTTTCATCATTTGTTGACGTTTACAAAActgcaatgggaaaaaaaaaatgcagattttcagtatttctctccTGCCCCACTCCTTTTACCAAGCCCCTACCTGCTAGACTTGTGTTAGACTCCTGGAAAGTTCAGCAATTGTTGGGTAGACGTTCACAACAAACTCTAGAGCTGTTGGGTGTGTGAGCCTTGCCCTGATTTATACTTAAGAGATGTTAAAAGGTTTAATCACGCGATATCAGCCTCCCTCATCTCCCTCCGCCCCCCCTTTTGGTAAATGCCACCTATAAAGAGGACAGCACATGCAGACCATACAACGATAGGAGCACACAGGCAGAACGTGTTGCGTCTTTGCGTGTTTTCCGCCATAGGACCAGCATTCAGAACTGCGTGTATTTCATACTTGTTTGCAGTTTTGGCTTTATTGCCATCGTAGCCTATGTCAACTACAAGGGGAAAATCTCGTAGCAGTGGGCAGATTTCTCCAGTGTCACACTACATCTTTTATACATGCAAACTCCCAAAGTTATTGAATTTCAGTCCTTGAATCTCTCTCCCTGCCAGCTCAATATTATTCCATATGTAAGTTCAAAGGAATGTGCAAGGTTTGCTAATGTCCCTGAGAAAACAGTTCCCTTCAGAAGCCACCACAACGTCTTTAAAACAGTAAATGGTTAACAATcctaatttaaaagaaaacattcccCTTTCAAACACACAGATGAATTAATGCAATGGGTATATTATCAGATAAATACATACCACATATTAGTCATTTTAGCTGATTAAAGCATTTAGAGATGATTAATCTTTCTAAAGCACATGCCCATGCGATCAGCAGATCTAAAGGGAAGTGACAGCTAAAGAGGCACCTAGGATTGAAACGCTCAGCCTGCCTTGGATTAGGGTATTCTGCGCCCCCAGGACCAAGCAGGAGACCCAGTTAAAAAGCtgaaagtggaagaaaaaatgccTTGACACTTACCAGCCGATAAATTATCTATCCTACTATATACGTTTCCGAATGAAGACACGGTTCTTCTCCTATCAGATGAAAATAATACTGTACTAATGAGATGCAGCTCCTTCAACATATGGTTTCACCCTTCCTTTCACCAGATATTTCAAATGTATGGGCATAGAGAAATGCTAAGGATGGTAATAATAACGGTGGTGATGCAGCCTTCCTTGAATCACTGAAAAGCCCATTAGAATTATTCGGAGCGATCATTGCTTTCGGTCTTAATCTCTCAATAGAAAAGGTCCTTTTTCCCTTCCACGCGTAAGAACTGGAAAATTTTGACCCCCATCCACAAACTTAAGAGCAGAAAGATGCATTTAGGGGAGAGAAATGCGAAACGAAAAGAAATCCTTATGATCAACTTGCGAATGAAACCCTCCCCTGTGGGAAAGAGATGGTTGAAAGCATGAAAAGAGAAATACCCCCTGCAATTAAAGCCAGCATCTAATTGGGAAGAAGGGAGAGAGATGAGAGCTATATTGCAGTATCAGTCTCTCTGTCTCCTTTGCAAAATATTAGCCACTTAAgttctttctcttctgcaagggctgtaataaaaaaaaataaat from Anas platyrhynchos isolate ZD024472 breed Pekin duck chromosome 9, IASCAAS_PekinDuck_T2T, whole genome shotgun sequence harbors:
- the SLITRK3 gene encoding SLIT and NTRK-like protein 3: MMKPSSAETLHKGRMLWIILLSTIALAWTTPIPLIEDSEELDEPCFDPCYCEVKESIFHIHCDNKGFINISQITESWSRPFKLYLQRNSMRKLYTNSFLHLNNAVSINLGNNALQDIQTGAFNGLRVLKRLYLHENKLDIFRNDTFLGLESLEYLQADYNVIKRIESGAFRNLSKLRVLILNDNLIPMLPTNLFKSVSLTHLDLRGNRLKVLSYRGMLDHIGRSLMEIQLEENPWNCTCEIVQLKSWLERIPYTALVGDITCETPFHFHGKDLREIKRSKLCPMLSDSEVEASLGIPQLSSSKENAWPTKPSSMLSSFHFTASSVEYKTSNKQPKPTKQPRAPRPPPTPRGLYPGPNQPPVAAYQTRPPIPIICPTGCSCSLHINDLGLTVNCKERGFHNISELLPRPLNAKKLYLSGNLIQKIYRSDFWNFSSLDLLHLGNNRISYVQDGAFINLPNLKSLYLNGNDIERLTPGMFRGLQSLHYLYFEYNLIREIQPAAFSLMPNLKLLFLNDNLLRTLPTDAFAGTSLARLNLRNNHFLALPVAGVLEHLHAIVQIDLKLNPWDCTCDLVPLKQWLEALSSVSVVGDVLCASPERLARRDLRSLELGALCPAALRPPAAAAAAAASPPAAAAPPPPSATGAAAYELPPPAAAVPLSVLILSLLVLFFSAVLLAAGLFAFVLRRRRRKRPFRGPRAEAAELGGPGGFQEGGGGERSPEKAPPAGHVYDYIPHPVTQMCNNPIYKPREEDEEDEAAAGGGGGEAAELLRGAGERFAAAPPGPEPSTNYRTLLEKEQEWSLAVSSSQLNTIVAAHPQHPAGGGLAAGAGGSGAAAAAGGAPRDRDRPPPCAVGFVDCLYGTVPKLKELHVHPPGMQYPDLQQDARLKETLLFAAGKGFSEHQTPTSEYLELRAKLQTKPDYLEVLEKTTYRF